Proteins from a genomic interval of Paenibacillus sp. FSL H8-0048:
- a CDS encoding ABC transporter substrate-binding protein, with the protein MKKRKGLTLLLSAIMMMSLLSACGGKANNTAGSANSGNTDSSGAGKDTITALLPPVSANYQARFADMEKEFNALHPNLTLKIEPASWEDMTQKLDTQVNAGSPPDIAWIGASGLSKYAALDVLIDLNPVLSDEVKVDYDEVPMKYFQLGDAQYGLPAYMEIHTIGGNKQFLEEAGIDWKSIQQNGWTYDEFRKAIAKGVVKNDKGETSRYGFVFATSGVTSKDYLGILAKTAGLPDYFDNDLKYTYTSKKFLGLLTAIREMIDDGSMPKELSSIDAGKRWNMFLTGQTMITGKGLSAFENSARLNNEKIKANDGSAVADSIQVDYISLPVPTFNGADYIPTSIVDGYVALRGKKEPSEEHIKNIALAVNFLSSGSIAANYSNELFLTPITESARKAEVLEQFPRNEDNVAAGKAMMAKALPARTDIPTEQAAEALKIETEVIIPKLQALLADEITPQEMYDAVKAAAVKSFGEDGVVAD; encoded by the coding sequence ATGAAAAAAAGAAAAGGTTTAACTCTGTTATTGTCAGCAATCATGATGATGTCGCTGTTATCCGCCTGCGGAGGGAAAGCAAATAACACTGCGGGTTCTGCAAATTCCGGAAACACAGACAGCAGCGGTGCGGGAAAAGATACGATAACCGCATTATTACCTCCGGTATCGGCTAATTACCAGGCCCGGTTTGCTGATATGGAAAAAGAATTTAATGCACTGCATCCTAATTTGACGCTGAAAATCGAACCGGCGAGCTGGGAAGATATGACCCAAAAGCTGGATACACAAGTCAATGCAGGCTCCCCTCCTGATATTGCCTGGATCGGTGCCTCCGGACTTTCGAAATATGCAGCACTGGATGTACTAATCGATCTGAACCCAGTGCTGTCTGACGAAGTTAAGGTGGATTATGACGAAGTTCCAATGAAGTATTTTCAATTGGGTGACGCCCAGTACGGTCTGCCGGCATATATGGAAATCCACACGATCGGCGGTAATAAACAATTCCTTGAAGAAGCCGGAATTGACTGGAAGAGTATTCAGCAAAACGGCTGGACCTATGATGAGTTCCGGAAAGCTATTGCAAAAGGCGTAGTAAAAAATGATAAAGGTGAAACCAGCCGTTACGGTTTCGTATTCGCGACCTCCGGTGTAACCTCTAAAGATTACCTGGGTATTCTTGCTAAAACTGCGGGGCTGCCGGATTACTTCGATAATGACCTCAAATACACGTATACAAGCAAAAAATTCCTGGGTCTGCTGACAGCAATCCGTGAAATGATCGACGATGGTTCTATGCCGAAAGAGTTAAGCTCCATCGATGCCGGCAAACGCTGGAATATGTTCCTGACCGGCCAAACGATGATCACTGGTAAAGGCTTGTCGGCATTTGAAAACTCCGCCCGTCTGAACAATGAGAAAATTAAAGCGAACGATGGATCAGCTGTTGCCGATTCTATCCAAGTGGATTACATTTCACTTCCGGTTCCAACCTTCAACGGTGCCGATTATATCCCTACTTCCATAGTGGACGGTTATGTCGCACTTCGAGGTAAAAAAGAGCCTTCAGAAGAACATATCAAAAATATTGCTCTGGCGGTGAATTTCCTGTCTTCCGGTTCGATTGCTGCCAACTATAGTAATGAGCTGTTCTTAACACCCATTACCGAGTCTGCACGTAAGGCAGAAGTGCTTGAACAGTTCCCGCGTAATGAAGACAACGTTGCTGCGGGTAAAGCTATGATGGCCAAAGCGCTCCCGGCCCGTACAGATATTCCTACCGAGCAGGCTGCTGAAGCGCTCAAAATTGAAACAGAAGTAATCATTCCTAAGCTGCAGGCATTGCTTGCCGATGAGATTACCCCGCAAGAAATGTATGATGCAGTTAAAGCAGCGGCCGTCAAATCCTTCGGTGAAGATGGTGTGGTCGCTGACTAG
- a CDS encoding carbohydrate ABC transporter permease → MGLFNNTIKSKGSLFARNGLIITALLLFAAATIFPIYFMIISSFGDPVEAGAMSYSLIPAKISFESYKFFFNFSAHSWDWLKNSFIVAACITVSNVFFATLAGYAFAKMKFRGKGILFAILLGSMMIPTQVTQVPLYILIVNIFELQNTYTALIMPSIVTVYNIFLVKQFMSSIPVEIIEAAKIEGCSQPKIFWYIIMPLSKTVMAVLAILTFMAAWNDFFWPFLVTNTMDMQTIQVGLKNFRFANTTYFAPMMAGATISAVPMFILFFSLQKYFLEGVAVGAVKG, encoded by the coding sequence ATGGGGTTGTTCAACAATACTATCAAAAGCAAAGGGTCTCTGTTCGCCCGTAATGGTCTGATCATTACAGCCCTTCTCCTGTTTGCCGCGGCGACCATTTTCCCGATATACTTTATGATCATTTCCTCGTTCGGCGATCCGGTAGAAGCTGGCGCAATGAGCTATTCGCTGATCCCGGCGAAGATTTCCTTTGAGTCGTATAAATTCTTTTTTAACTTCAGCGCCCATTCCTGGGATTGGTTAAAAAATTCTTTTATTGTAGCAGCTTGTATTACGGTATCAAACGTATTTTTCGCCACGCTTGCAGGATACGCTTTTGCCAAAATGAAATTTAGAGGAAAAGGCATTCTGTTCGCTATTCTGCTGGGGTCCATGATGATCCCTACTCAAGTCACCCAGGTTCCGCTGTATATATTGATCGTGAATATTTTTGAATTGCAAAATACGTATACAGCGTTGATTATGCCAAGCATTGTCACGGTGTATAACATTTTTCTGGTCAAGCAGTTCATGTCCTCCATTCCGGTAGAAATTATTGAAGCTGCCAAAATCGAAGGCTGCTCCCAGCCTAAAATCTTCTGGTATATTATTATGCCGCTGTCCAAAACGGTAATGGCCGTGCTGGCGATCCTGACGTTTATGGCAGCATGGAATGACTTCTTCTGGCCGTTCCTGGTAACCAACACCATGGATATGCAGACGATTCAGGTGGGGCTCAAAAACTTCCGTTTTGCGAATACAACGTACTTTGCACCTATGATGGCCGGGGCAACCATTTCTGCGGTTCCGATGTTTATTTTGTTCTTCAGCTTACAGAAGTATTTCCTTGAAGGAGTCGCCGTCGGAGCGGTGAAAGGGTAA
- a CDS encoding anhydro-N-acetylmuramic acid kinase, with amino-acid sequence MGGPSEVEVAYLVGLMSGTSVDGIDAAVIKLSSSPDKEYGIETELLAFENTPFPAHVRSSIFELFDPSKATVDKVGAMNMWLGELYARAALSVIRKCGLAPSQIVAIGSHGQTIYHAPEEMRMDGYNLHCTVQIGEGAVIANRTGIPCISDFRVADMAMNGQGAPLVPFTEYLLFNHPEKTSLLQNIGGIGNITVLPANASPEEVYAYDTGPGNMIIDGLVSRLFAPMTMDAGGEIAAGGEVIDPLLKWMQQDEYYSMPFPKSTGRERFGQQYVAQILQMMESNRWKAEDVIVTATHLTAWSIADSYERYIAPQHQAQRLVVGGGGSYNLTLMRELRQLFAPFGVQVLTQEDIGGNSDAKEAVAFAVLAYHTMRRLPNNIPQVTGASRPVVMGKISWPYPEHRGVE; translated from the coding sequence ATGGGCGGCCCATCTGAAGTAGAGGTTGCCTATCTGGTTGGCTTGATGTCCGGCACATCGGTAGACGGTATTGATGCAGCGGTAATTAAGCTTTCTTCTTCGCCGGACAAAGAGTACGGAATAGAGACGGAGTTACTGGCTTTTGAGAATACCCCGTTTCCAGCGCATGTCAGAAGCTCGATATTCGAGCTGTTTGATCCTTCCAAGGCCACGGTGGATAAAGTAGGCGCAATGAATATGTGGCTGGGGGAATTATACGCCCGGGCTGCACTGTCGGTGATCCGCAAATGCGGACTTGCGCCTTCCCAAATAGTTGCGATAGGATCACATGGCCAAACGATCTATCATGCACCGGAAGAGATGAGGATGGACGGCTACAACCTGCACTGTACGGTGCAGATCGGGGAAGGTGCAGTGATAGCGAACCGGACGGGCATTCCCTGCATCTCAGATTTTCGGGTTGCTGATATGGCAATGAATGGACAGGGGGCGCCACTCGTGCCTTTTACTGAATATTTATTGTTTAACCATCCGGAGAAAACCTCACTGCTGCAGAATATTGGAGGAATCGGGAATATAACGGTTCTTCCGGCCAATGCTTCACCCGAAGAGGTGTATGCTTACGATACAGGGCCCGGGAATATGATTATTGATGGTCTTGTCTCCCGTTTATTTGCGCCAATGACGATGGATGCCGGCGGTGAAATTGCTGCGGGCGGTGAGGTCATTGATCCGCTTTTGAAATGGATGCAGCAGGATGAGTATTATAGTATGCCATTCCCGAAATCGACGGGCAGAGAACGGTTTGGACAACAATATGTTGCCCAAATACTTCAGATGATGGAGTCGAATCGCTGGAAAGCTGAGGATGTAATAGTCACGGCAACACACTTGACAGCATGGAGCATTGCCGACAGCTATGAACGGTATATTGCCCCGCAGCATCAGGCTCAGCGATTAGTGGTTGGCGGCGGGGGGAGTTATAACCTGACGTTAATGCGTGAGTTGCGGCAGTTATTTGCCCCGTTTGGAGTACAGGTGCTGACACAGGAGGATATTGGCGGCAACAGCGATGCCAAGGAAGCCGTTGCTTTTGCTGTACTGGCTTATCATACGATGAGACGTCTGCCGAATAATATTCCCCAGGTCACCGGAGCTTCCCGGCCGGTAGTCATGGGCAAAATTTCTTGGCCCTACCCGGAACACAGGGGGGTTGAATGA
- a CDS encoding MurR/RpiR family transcriptional regulator: MNLNDNILIKIREMRESFTPVERLVGDYILENKEEIPHLSIKELAQSSKTSDASVLRFCKTMGYSGYRNFIVSISASLGSRDEDAKAQYTDIQPGDELSTIISNISLNNMKSIEDTLSVVDRNEIARAVEVLCHSKRIVFFGIGASGIVCMDAEQKFSRINKMCHAYTDGHSQLTAATLLGKDDVAIFISNSGATSDIIDALIIAQKNKATCIAVTRYNKSELAMRADIVLSISTPEITIRSGAMGSRIAMLTIIDILFAGVASAEYEQVKTSLTNTHNILKKKLRY, translated from the coding sequence ATGAATTTAAATGACAATATATTAATCAAGATTCGTGAAATGAGGGAAAGCTTTACTCCGGTTGAACGGCTGGTCGGGGATTATATTCTGGAGAACAAAGAAGAGATTCCCCATTTGTCCATTAAAGAATTGGCCCAATCGAGTAAAACAAGTGATGCCTCGGTCCTGCGGTTCTGTAAAACAATGGGCTACAGCGGATACCGCAATTTTATTGTGAGTATATCAGCTTCTTTGGGTTCCCGCGATGAGGATGCAAAGGCCCAGTATACAGATATTCAGCCGGGTGATGAGCTCTCGACCATTATTTCAAATATTTCACTCAATAACATGAAATCCATTGAGGACACACTTAGTGTGGTTGACCGGAATGAGATTGCAAGAGCAGTAGAAGTGCTGTGCCATAGCAAAAGAATTGTTTTCTTTGGCATTGGAGCCTCGGGAATCGTCTGTATGGACGCCGAACAGAAATTCTCTCGCATTAACAAAATGTGTCATGCTTATACAGATGGCCATAGCCAGCTCACGGCAGCAACCTTACTCGGAAAAGACGATGTTGCCATTTTTATTTCTAATTCTGGTGCAACCAGTGACATTATTGACGCCCTGATCATTGCCCAGAAGAATAAAGCGACATGTATTGCGGTTACCCGGTACAACAAAAGCGAGCTTGCAATGCGGGCGGATATTGTTCTCAGCATATCTACCCCTGAAATAACAATCCGCAGCGGTGCCATGGGCTCACGTATTGCTATGCTGACGATCATCGACATCCTGTTTGCCGGTGTGGCAAGTGCAGAATACGAGCAGGTAAAAACCTCTTTAACCAATACCCATAATATTTTGAAGAAAAAACTCAGATATTAA
- a CDS encoding AlkZ-related protein, translating to MKLPVIKDAGELAALVREIGYLPLFRCEIAGFSLEECTPAGYWFVKDVIGPWEWREEIAAGGEIAYAKLFNKKAGFISREWYPDFANYRRDGYDFDARYDDGLASMASKRIMDVLLEHEAGLLSSDLKALSGFAAKGAKGFDTAMTLLQMQTYITVSKFEYKQDKHGRPYGWGIGRYAVSEHVFGAEWVTSQYSIQPKASMERIMEHTAKLFPEAGAKQLEKVLK from the coding sequence ATGAAGCTGCCGGTTATCAAAGATGCCGGAGAACTGGCCGCACTGGTGCGGGAGATCGGGTACCTGCCCTTGTTCCGCTGTGAGATCGCAGGCTTCTCTCTGGAGGAATGCACGCCTGCGGGCTACTGGTTCGTGAAGGATGTAATCGGCCCGTGGGAATGGCGCGAGGAGATTGCGGCCGGGGGCGAGATCGCTTATGCGAAGCTTTTCAACAAGAAGGCCGGGTTCATCAGCAGAGAATGGTATCCGGACTTCGCCAATTACCGCCGTGACGGTTATGACTTCGACGCCAGATATGATGACGGACTGGCCTCCATGGCCAGCAAACGAATAATGGATGTGCTGCTGGAGCATGAGGCGGGGCTGCTCTCCAGTGACCTCAAAGCGCTGTCCGGCTTCGCAGCCAAAGGTGCCAAAGGCTTCGACACAGCCATGACGCTGCTCCAGATGCAGACCTACATTACAGTCAGCAAATTCGAGTATAAGCAGGACAAGCATGGCCGTCCCTACGGCTGGGGAATCGGCCGTTATGCCGTAAGCGAGCATGTATTCGGAGCGGAATGGGTGACTTCGCAGTACAGCATTCAGCCTAAAGCATCCATGGAGCGGATTATGGAGCATACAGCCAAGCTGTTCCCGGAGGCAGGAGCGAAGCAGCTGGAGAAGGTCTTGAAGTAA
- a CDS encoding carbohydrate ABC transporter permease: protein MNQLLTKRKKLKLESDSGWGYAFIAVALIAFSLFTAYPVINAFIISLQKYRPLGSTYVGLENFVNSFSDELFWKALKNTLVYTLLTVPFNILLSFLVAILIMPFKKKTQTIFKAVYYLPAVASGVSLAVVWLWIFDPLKSGIANQAVGLFGISNQNWLGSSATAMFSLVLMSWLSSHGTAIIIYLAALLSIDNSYYEAADIDGATFLQKLRYIVIPFLKPTTLFLLITGVIGSFQVFQNAYLMTGGGPDHATTMVGLLIFNNAFTYFEFGEAAAQSLLLAAVIALISFFQFKILGKDIEY, encoded by the coding sequence ATGAATCAATTGTTGACCAAAAGAAAAAAGCTGAAGCTCGAAAGTGACTCTGGTTGGGGATACGCGTTTATCGCAGTAGCACTTATTGCATTTTCTTTATTTACTGCCTATCCGGTAATCAATGCCTTTATAATCAGCCTGCAGAAATATCGTCCACTAGGGTCCACTTATGTCGGCCTGGAGAACTTCGTCAATTCCTTTTCAGATGAGCTGTTCTGGAAAGCGCTGAAAAATACATTGGTCTATACGCTGTTAACCGTTCCATTTAATATTTTACTGTCCTTCCTTGTGGCCATTCTGATTATGCCTTTTAAGAAAAAAACACAAACTATATTTAAAGCGGTATATTATTTGCCGGCTGTAGCTTCAGGGGTATCTCTTGCTGTCGTATGGCTGTGGATCTTTGATCCGCTAAAATCAGGTATTGCCAATCAAGCGGTCGGACTTTTTGGAATCAGTAATCAGAACTGGCTTGGTTCGAGTGCAACGGCCATGTTCTCACTTGTATTAATGTCTTGGCTGTCAAGTCATGGTACAGCGATCATTATCTATCTGGCGGCACTACTCAGTATTGATAACAGTTATTATGAAGCAGCTGATATTGACGGGGCGACTTTTTTGCAAAAGCTGCGGTATATTGTCATCCCTTTCCTTAAGCCAACCACGCTATTCCTGCTGATTACCGGGGTCATTGGTTCCTTCCAGGTGTTCCAGAACGCTTATCTGATGACAGGCGGCGGACCAGACCATGCCACAACTATGGTGGGATTGTTAATCTTTAACAACGCGTTCACATATTTCGAGTTTGGCGAGGCAGCGGCCCAATCCTTACTTCTGGCAGCGGTTATTGCCTTGATCTCATTCTTCCAATTTAAGATTCTAGGTAAGGATATAGAATATTAG
- a CDS encoding SDR family oxidoreductase yields the protein MSHHNKIAIVTGGAGGIGRCITEEFLKAGAMVACIDTDSAAGHWLEERYGTERLFFYAGDIAQQSVLDDFTAQVISRYGQVDYLINNACISRKGLQSECTYEDFEYVQRVGVTAPYYLTLRLKPYLAQGASIVNISSSRERMSQPDTESYTAAKGGIGALTHALSVSLAGKARVNAISPGWIDTTAYHGTEESVEPVHTEPDRLQHPAGRVGTPADIAAMVLFLCTEAAGFITGENITIDGGMGKQMIYHGDGGWTYRPGGQS from the coding sequence ATGAGTCATCATAATAAAATAGCGATAGTCACCGGCGGCGCGGGGGGAATCGGACGCTGCATCACCGAAGAATTCCTGAAGGCCGGAGCAATGGTTGCCTGCATCGATACGGATTCTGCAGCCGGACACTGGCTGGAGGAGCGGTATGGCACTGAGCGGCTGTTTTTCTATGCGGGCGATATTGCGCAGCAGTCCGTGCTGGATGATTTCACCGCACAGGTGATCAGCCGTTACGGACAGGTCGATTATCTGATTAACAATGCCTGTATCAGCAGGAAAGGGCTGCAGTCCGAGTGCACCTATGAGGATTTCGAGTATGTGCAACGGGTCGGAGTGACGGCACCCTATTATCTGACGCTGCGGCTTAAGCCGTATTTGGCCCAAGGAGCTTCTATTGTGAATATCTCCTCCAGCCGGGAGCGGATGTCGCAGCCGGATACCGAGAGCTACACTGCCGCCAAAGGCGGAATTGGTGCATTGACCCACGCTCTTAGTGTAAGTCTGGCCGGCAAAGCCCGGGTGAATGCCATCAGCCCGGGCTGGATTGATACCACTGCTTATCACGGTACAGAGGAATCGGTGGAGCCGGTTCATACCGAGCCGGACCGGCTGCAGCATCCTGCGGGACGGGTCGGAACTCCGGCGGATATCGCGGCTATGGTGCTGTTCCTGTGCACTGAGGCTGCGGGATTCATCACGGGCGAGAACATTACAATCGATGGCGGGATGGGCAAGCAGATGATCTACCACGGAGACGGGGGCTGGACCTATCGCCCTGGAGGGCAATCATGA
- a CDS encoding exo-beta-N-acetylmuramidase NamZ family protein gives MVWSGVDSITRYLHLFKGKRVGLITATTGLTKDFRSTITILHENCNLTAMFSPEHGVRGDLDAGALVETYTDPRTKVPVYSLYRKDSKRLTKEMLEKVDILVYDIQDVGVRYYTFIYTMLYALEDCAAAGVEFVVLDRVNPLNGVNVEGNILQPGFKSFVGNYELAVRYGLTAGEVAVMANDQMNWKAELHVVRLEGWKRSMSFPDTGLTWVHPSLGIPRYETALLYTGTCLFEGTSCSEGRGTTFPFEMIGAPFIEAQQLADEMNALRLPGVYFRPVHFKPTSSKHSGELCGGVQLYITDRQVIKPLEVGVSLLFTIRDLFEPFAFLPPVKEGSRPFIDLLGGSSIYRTKDIQAKQLLEQFAEDSRQFAEMKQQYHLYH, from the coding sequence ATGGTGTGGAGCGGAGTTGACTCTATCACAAGGTATCTTCATCTGTTTAAAGGGAAACGTGTGGGTTTAATTACAGCGACGACAGGGCTTACCAAAGATTTCAGATCTACCATTACGATATTACACGAGAATTGTAATCTTACGGCCATGTTCTCGCCTGAGCATGGTGTGCGCGGAGATTTGGATGCAGGGGCATTAGTGGAGACGTATACGGACCCCCGTACCAAGGTTCCGGTCTACAGCCTGTACCGCAAAGATTCCAAACGTTTAACAAAGGAAATGCTGGAGAAGGTAGATATCCTTGTGTATGATATCCAGGATGTTGGTGTACGGTATTATACCTTCATTTATACGATGCTGTATGCCCTTGAGGATTGTGCTGCGGCTGGCGTGGAATTTGTTGTTCTCGACCGGGTGAATCCGCTGAACGGGGTGAACGTGGAGGGGAACATCTTACAGCCCGGCTTCAAATCCTTTGTCGGGAATTATGAGCTGGCTGTCCGCTACGGCCTGACCGCAGGTGAAGTGGCTGTCATGGCCAATGATCAGATGAACTGGAAGGCAGAGCTTCATGTCGTTCGTCTGGAAGGCTGGAAACGGAGCATGTCCTTCCCGGATACAGGCTTGACCTGGGTTCATCCTTCACTGGGAATCCCCCGGTATGAAACCGCGTTATTATATACAGGCACCTGTTTATTTGAGGGGACAAGCTGCTCCGAAGGCAGGGGCACAACCTTCCCCTTTGAAATGATTGGAGCTCCCTTTATTGAGGCGCAGCAGCTGGCAGATGAGATGAATGCATTGCGGCTTCCAGGCGTATATTTCCGTCCGGTTCATTTCAAACCAACGTCATCCAAGCATTCTGGAGAGCTGTGCGGCGGCGTTCAACTCTATATTACAGATCGCCAGGTGATCAAGCCGTTAGAGGTTGGCGTATCCTTATTATTTACGATAAGAGACCTGTTTGAGCCCTTTGCATTTCTGCCCCCAGTGAAGGAGGGCTCACGTCCTTTTATTGATTTGCTGGGCGGAAGCAGTATCTACCGTACGAAGGATATTCAGGCTAAGCAGCTGCTTGAACAGTTTGCAGAGGACAGCAGGCAATTTGCAGAAATGAAACAGCAGTATCATTTATACCACTAG
- the murQ gene encoding N-acetylmuramic acid 6-phosphate etherase, translated as MNDYLAGLTTEAVNPDTLMIDECTTEQMVQLMNQQDALVSAAVANEIPQIARAVDILHHRLSAGGRMFYIGAGTSGRLGVLDASECPPTFGTDPSMVQGYIAGGDIALRNAVEGCEDDDEAGTALVDSIGVTDQDVVIGISASGSARFVIAALAKAKTLGAATIGVCNNKGSKFEPIADICISPVVGPEVISGSTRLKAGTAQKLVLNMLTTCTMVKLGKTYNNLMVDLKASNYKLVDRSLRIIMNTTGVDTQAASETLEKAGMNCKLAIMMIKTGLDAKAAEEALEANGGRLKQAILSLN; from the coding sequence ATGAATGACTACCTTGCGGGATTAACCACAGAAGCCGTGAATCCGGACACCCTGATGATTGATGAATGTACGACTGAACAAATGGTCCAGTTAATGAATCAACAGGATGCTCTGGTCTCGGCAGCCGTCGCTAACGAAATCCCGCAGATTGCAAGGGCGGTAGATATTCTGCACCACAGGCTGTCTGCCGGCGGGAGAATGTTTTACATAGGAGCCGGCACCTCCGGAAGATTGGGTGTTTTGGACGCTTCCGAATGTCCTCCTACCTTTGGTACAGATCCTTCGATGGTACAAGGATATATCGCCGGGGGTGATATTGCTCTGCGGAATGCGGTTGAAGGCTGTGAAGACGATGACGAGGCAGGGACCGCATTAGTCGATAGCATCGGGGTGACAGACCAGGATGTAGTTATCGGCATTTCGGCAAGCGGGAGCGCCAGGTTTGTGATTGCAGCTCTAGCGAAGGCGAAGACGCTTGGGGCCGCTACCATCGGTGTGTGCAACAACAAGGGCTCCAAGTTTGAACCCATTGCAGATATTTGTATTTCACCTGTTGTAGGACCGGAGGTCATTAGCGGCTCGACCCGGTTGAAGGCGGGAACGGCTCAAAAGCTGGTGCTCAATATGCTGACCACATGTACTATGGTCAAGTTGGGGAAAACCTATAACAACCTAATGGTTGATTTAAAAGCCAGCAATTACAAGCTGGTAGACCGCTCCCTCCGCATTATTATGAATACGACGGGTGTAGACACCCAAGCCGCCTCAGAGACACTTGAAAAGGCAGGAATGAATTGTAAGCTGGCCATCATGATGATTAAAACGGGGTTAGACGCAAAAGCGGCAGAAGAAGCGCTTGAGGCTAATGGAGGACGCCTGAAGCAAGCGATCCTCTCATTGAATTAA